The Candidatus Ozemobacteraceae bacterium genome segment CAGCGACAGGCCTGCCATCCGCCTGTTGAGAATTCCCGTCCATTCGCGGATGCGATTCATCGGCTCGGCGATCATCAGCACGTATCCTTCGACCCGGATGCCGGGGAACGCCGTAAGCAGGTAATCCCGCCCATGGATGCGCGTTGTTCCGTGCACCGGAAGCCGACCGCCGGCGACCCTGTCACGCCATCGTCTCAATTCGAGATCCTCGCCGGTCGATCGTTTCGGAAACGACCGCCAGGACGGATCGGGCGAGAGCGGAACGGCCGCGAAACGCGGACCGTCTTCCTTCCACGGCCACTGCGCGGCAACCCGGCCGAGATATTTCTGCTGAGCCCGGCTCGAATCGTGCATGGCCAGTAAAACGGCCCGGGGACGGCCGGAAGCCTTTTTCGCGACCCCGGCATACATGATAGTGCTCCTGTTCAGCAGATTCTGGAATTGTATATGCTTGCCGGAGCGAATGCCAAAATACAGGGTATTGGCGATCGCATCCGTGATGATTTTTCCATCCTGCCGATCCCCCGACAGCGGGCGGGCTTTGCCCAGGTATTCGAGCATCAGGGCCAGTCCAATCTCCATCATGAAGGTCCTGTTTTGTTCGAGTTGCCGAGGCGAACTGATGCCGCTGTCGAAAAACCTGACATTCGGAACGCCATCGACTATTACTATACCATTCAGTATAGATTTGACCTTCCCGACCTGAGGTTTGACGTGACGAATGAGAACATCGACCGGATCGGCCTTCGGAAACCCACCCGCCTTCTTCAGCGCCACGTCATACTCCCGCAACGCGGGAAACAGTTCCGACAGGAAATCCTGATCTATGCGCGCGAGAAGGCGGAGATGGCGTTTTTTGCACTCCTCGATGAAAACACGTTCCCGGTCGGCCCGGTCGAACAGAACCGTCATCATCAAACCGCCCAGCAGCAGGCCGCCGCCGGTCACGAACAGAATCGTCAACGTGCCGCGCAGCCCCGTCCGGCGCGAAACCGCAGGTCCGAACATCAGAACGGCCAGCGCAAGCATCGCGCAGAGAACGGAATACAGGACAATCGCCTCCGTCGCACGGAAGCCTGCCGGCGGCAAGGCGTTCGACAGCGCGAACAACCGCTCCCCGCGTGCTCCATCGGCGAGAAGGACGGAATGACCGTTCCAGGGAAGCTCGGCCACATCCGGCGGGGCGGAGGCGATGCGCTTCCCGAGACCGTCAGGCCAGGAAACATACCCGGGTCTCAGGCGGGACGGCTCGTACGGATGAACCCAACCGACGGTCATATCCCTTCCGACGAGCTTTTGGGCTTCAGATACGGCTCTGTCCATCAGCCGATCGGGCTCTATCGTACCCCTGTGCACGAACGCGACCAGATGTCCCAGCACTCTGCCCGAACGGGTTCGCACGGTCCACCAGCCGCCCCACGAACGGACGAACGCGTTCTCGAGCTTCACCAGCGCCCCCGGGGATTCGGCCATCAGGCGCGCCGACTCGGGATCGCCGCCGAATGCGGCCAGCAACTTCGGCTGCGCGTCTTCCCCGCCCGAGACCAGAGCCCCCATGAACCGCTCGGAAGCGCGCCTCGGCGGCGGGGTCCGGCCGGGGAGGGGCACGAGGCGTCTGTCGGCGTCGAAGACGGTCAGATCGAGCGCACCCTGCTCCTTCTTCACAAGAGCGGCCGCCCTGCGGGCAAGGGCCTTCGGCGTCAGAGGCGTGCGCGCAAGCTGAGAAATCAGCTCGTTATAGCGCTTTTCCGGGTTTCCGAGAACCGTCAGACGCATGAGAACGTCGCGCCGGTTCAAAAGATCGGTTTCTGCGGCGGAGAGCACGGAGGATTCCCGCCACATGCCGATCAGCCACAGACCGGCAAGCCAGGGAACGCCGACGAACGTCAGCACGACGAGCAGGAGGCCGGATCGCAGGGAGCCCGCCCCCGGACTCTCCGGCCTTCCGTTCATCGCCGCATCCGCCATGAAGAGCGAGATTCAGCTCAGAGTCGCCGCTTGCGGAAGAGGTAGTGCGAAACGCCCCACTCTTCCCCGCCCCAGCAGCCGAACATCTCGGCGATGGAGAGAAAGAAGGCGCGCCAGCGGTGGAACCAGAGGGTCCCCCGGGTCTTGCCGTAGATTTCCTCGAGAATCGGCAGGAGGTCGGCGCGGGAGGCGTCGAGCCGCTGCAGCCAATGCTCCGCGGTCATCGCGTAGTGCAGGCCGCTGAGCCGCCAGTGGTCGACGATCGACATCTCGTCCTGGAAATGCAGCAACAGGTCGTCGGAGGGCATCAGGCCGCCTGTGAAGAACCGCTTTCCCATCCAGTCGTCGTCGCTGATCGATTCGTAGACGTAGGCGAGCTCGCGATGCATGAACATGTGCGCGAAGAACAGGCCGCCGTCCTCGAGCCAGCCGGCGATGCGCCGCATCAACTCCTGGTAGTTGCGGCACCGTTCGAGTGTTTCTATCGCTATAATACGATCGTACTTTTTTGCCGCGAAGAAATGGGCGAGGTCCGAGACGACGACCTCGACGTTTTTCAGGTCGCGCTGGCGGGCGAGCCGCGTCACATGCTGGCACTGGACGACGGACCGGGTGACCGCCGTGATGCGCGCCTCGGGAAACCGCTCCGCCATCCACAGCGTCAGGTCGCCCCAGCCGCAGGAGAGGTCGAGGATCTTCAAGCCGTTCTCGAGCCGCGCGCGCTCGGCCGTCAGCCGCAGCATCGACTCTTCGGCGTCTTCGAGGCTTTCCGAGCCGAAGGGGTAGTAGCAGCAGGTGTACCGGAGGCGCGGCCCCAGCACGCGGCTGAAAAACTCCTGCGGAACCTCGTAATGGCTGCGCGCGCCCTGCTCCTCGGCGACGGTGATCGGACTGAGCCTGAGTCGCGCCAGCAGCGTTCGGAACGCGTCTCCGCGGGATTCCAGGTCGCCCCGGTGCTCGGAATACAGCCTGGCCCAGTTGAGGGCCCGCAGCCCGAGCCGTATGAGGAAATCCGGCATGAAGCCGGTCTCGACGAGTCGCATCGCGATGCGTGATAACAGTCTCATGGTCCGTATGCTCCTCAGGTCGCCATCGCCGCGGCGAAGGCCGACTTAACCTTCCTTTTCAGGTCTCTTGACTCCCCCCGAGTATACGTCTTCCCGCCCCGAATTCCAACCGGGAGGAATCGGCCGGTTCTCTTCGCGACTGTTTTCCGTTCGTGCTGAGCCTGTCGAAGCACGAGTTCCGTTTGCCCTTCGACAAGCTCAGGGTGAGCGGATACGTGATTCTGCAACAACTGATGCGTAAACGGATGCGCTCGCCCTGGTCCTTCATGCAGGCGGGGACCGACTCTGATAGAATCGTCGTATGAGAGGTTCCGGCACGAGCGCGGTCACGGGAGCGGCAACTGCACTTCCCGCCGTTCGGCTCGGGTGGGCGCGGCTGCTGCTGGTGCTCGTGCCGCTCGCGGCGCTCGGGGTGCTGGGCGATGCAGCCATGCGGAGTCATGCCGGCCAAAAGCGGGCGGCATTCGCAGGAGAGGTGTCCGATCGGATCGAGCGGATCGCCGTACGCTCGGACCCGGATTTGGCGCTTGCCCAAGTTCTCCCCGAGCTCGCCCGGCCCGTGAAGCGCGCATCGAATGCCCCCGAAACTCGGCGTCTCGCGGAACGGGTTCGCACCGCCCTTCCCGGATACGGATTCGAGCTTTTCACATTCGATCGGCGCGGCGCGCTCACGGGAACCGACCCCGCCTCTCCCCCGAATCTCTGGCTGATGCGGCGACTGCTCGCGGGACTTGCCTCCGAGGGGCCGACGGACACATCCGCAACGGCCGATCTTGATCGCCGGCTGAAGGCGGTGTTCGGCAACAGCAGAAGCCTTCAGTCGTTCCGGCAAAACCGCGGGCTTCGCATGCGGATGCAGCGAATGAAGAAACCCATTTCCGTTTTCTGGGACATCGGCCCCGCAGGCGGCTTTCTTCTCGTCATCACCTCGGAACCCGACGTCGGAAGCCGCCTCGCCGCCCTCTGGACCGATGAATCCGCACCGGGGACGGCGCTCGGCTGGAAAACGTGCGATTCGGACACCTGGCGTTTTCTCGGTCCCGTGCGGCCCGAGCTTCCCACCCGGTTCTGGAATCGTCTCGAAAAACAGGGCCGCCAAGAGATCGACACGAACCGGCGACATTGGGAATTTCGCCTAACGAGCGGGGGAAACGTGCTCTTCCTGGCCGTTCCCTCGCCTTCCGCCGCCCGGCCGCCCCTGGTCTTCTGGTGGGGGTTGATCGCAACGGCGTGTTTCGCCTCGGCGCGGATGCTCGTCTGCGGCCCAGATCTGCTTGGGCCGATCACCCGATTGTCGGTGCTGCTGTTCGTCGTCGCCGCGGCCGTCCCGACCGCCTGCGCCGCCCTCGCGGGATTCCGCGCCCTGTCTGACCGCCGGGAGGTTCTCCGCAGCGAGGTCCAGCGCGCGCAGGTCGATGCCCTGCGACTGTTCGACGAGCGATTCGACGATCACCTCGACCGCTTCAGACGCAGACTGGTCGCGCTGACCTCACAGCCCACCTTTTACGACCTCGGCTCCACCCGCACCGCCGCCTCCTTCACCGCCACACCACTCAACGGCCACCTCGACCTGCTGGCGCCGGACAGCCGCGCCATCGCCAGGTTTCCCGACACGGATACCGCATTCACGCCGCTCCTGCCGATCATCCAGCGTATGGCTCTCGAGGTTCTCGCCCCAAATCTCATCGCCGCGCCCTCCGTCCGTATCGATGCGGGGACGAACCGGATGATCCGCGAAGGCCAGTTCGGGTTCACGGCCCTTGCGATCCGCCCTCGCCGCCTGAATCCGATGAACACAGGCACGAGTAGGCCGATGTTCTACTGGGACTACCCCCGAACAACCGGAAGAAAGGCGTCGTTCGCCGTTTTCGTGTTCGACCGCGAGAATCTGATGCGCGACTACACGGCCTCACGCATTCTCGAGTCCGGCGCTCTCTGGGGCACGAAAATCCGCATCGGCGCGCATCATATCGACAGGCCCGAGGCCTTTCCCGGAAACGCAGCGGCCTGGAGGAAACTGACCCCCGCCATCCAGCGCAGTCGCGTTCTGAACAAACCCGTCTTCGGAACGGTACGGTTCGGCCGGCGCGACTGGTGGTACGCCGCCATCGTCGGAACGAATATCGATCGCTATGGTTTTATCGCCCTGTATCCCGACGACAGGATCGAAGAGGCCCTCGGCGAGCTTCGGGCGAAGGCGTATGCGGGAATGGCCGTCATGATCCTTCTCGCCGCCGGGCTCGGCGCCCTGCTCTCCCGAAGGCTGACGCGCCCCGTCTCGGCGCTGGCCGAGGGGGTCTCCAACCTGCAGCGGAAGGAGTTCAACAGGCCCGTCCGGATCGACGGCCAGGACGAACTCGCCCGTCTCTCGGCCGCATTCAACGAGATGATGGCCGAGCTGAAGGACCTCGACGTGGCCAAGGCGGTCCAGGGGAGCCTCCTTCCCGCCGCGTATCCGGCTCCGGAGGGCTACGCGATTCACGGCAGATGTCTCTTCGCCGGCAACCTCGGAGGCGACTGCCTCGACTGTCGTCCTCTGGCCGACGGCCGCATCCTGTTGCTGATCGGCGATGTGAGCGGCCACGGCGCGGCCTCCGCCCTGCTCATGGCGTTCATCAAAGCCACGGTGACCCTCTGGAGCAGATCGGGTCGAACCGATCTGCCCCTGCTCGCGAACCGCATCGACGCTCTCCTGCGATCCTTCCCCGGCCCAAGGCGGTTTCTCGCCTTCTTCGGCTGCCTGCTCGACCCAGTGACGCACACGGTCGAATGGCTTTCCGGCGGCCACCCGTATCCCCTCCTCGTGCGTCCCGAAGCGAAGGCACGGTTCGTCGGCGCCCCCGGGTATCCGCTGGGCATCCGGCGCCGGCGGCAGGCTTCCCCGGCCGGCACGCTGAGGCTCGAACCTGGCGACACCCTGTTTTTCTACACCGACGGCTTCGTCGAAGCGCTCGACCGCTCAGGCGCTCCCGTCGGTTACGAGCGCATGACGGCAATGGCCCGCGCGGCGTGCGACACCGCATCCGCCGACGCGGAACGCGCCCGAAGCATTGTCGACAGTCTGCTCGAACGCCGCGCCGCCATCACCGACGAGTGGAGCGACGACGTGACGATGCTGGTTCTCTCGAGACTCCCCCGAAGGGAGGCCCTGCCGTGAACCGCCCACCCGACACCGCTCCCGGAAAGAGGCTCCGACGTACTCTGCTCATCGGAGCGGCTCTCGTCATTCTTCTCTACGGGGTTTTCGGGATGTTCGACCTATTCGACGCATGGCAGATGCGAAGAACGGAGTCTCTGAAGCGGCACCTGCGGCTCGAACTCGACCGGGCCATCGCCTGGCGGGGAAACGGCTGCGTCCTGCTCGACGCGGCCTGGCCCATCCATGAAGCGCTTCGCTCGGGCTTCGGCAGGTTCCTGACCTTCAAGAACGCCATCGACCGGATGAACCGGGATTTCGGCCAAACATGCAGCCTTTTCCTGTTCCAGAACGGCCGCAGCACCCTGATCTACCCCGAGAACGCCTCCCATAAGGCCCTCGTCTCCGAGATGCTTTCGGCGATGCAGGCCCCCGCCCGCAGCCGGGCTCGGCTGGCCCCGTCTGTCGACGAAAAGGCGACCGCCCTCTGGGGGCGAGAGGCAACCGTCGAGAACCTGAGATATAATAACGGTGAGTATATTGTCCTCGACACGTCCGGCAGACGGGGCGTCGGGTATTTCGCGTTCCACGGCTCCGGTCTGGCGGCGGTCCTGCTGATCGAGAACGTTCCCCCGCGTCACATGGAGGATTTTCTCCGGCATCGGGCGAGATATCGGAAGATCGTTCGAAACATCGGCCGGGCGATTCCCGACATCGATTTCTGGGCCCCGCCACGAAATCGCTCCGCAGCTTCGATCCGCATGGCATGGGAAAAGGCGAACGCGGAGAAGAAGGACGTCGTCGAGCGGAACCGGACGCTGTGGATGTTCGACCGGGACCGCATGGGCGTCGTCACGGCCATCGCGGCCCCCCTCCCCGCCTCGCACGATCTCGCGCTTTTCCGGACCGCCCTTCTCTCGATCGCGATCATCGCTCCCCTGCTACTGTATCAGGGATACAGGAAGGGCATCAACCCGTCGTCCTCGTCCCTGCGGTCTCAAATGAGCCTGCTGTTCGTCGCCGCCACCCTCCTGCCGATGCTTTCGACTTTCGGCGTCGGCTGGATGAGCCTGGGATACCAGGAAGAGCGCCTCCGCAACGCAGCCTTCGCGAAGGGCGTCACCAAACTTCACACCGTCAATGCGGGCTTTTCGCGCACGATGGCGATCTTCCGGGAAAAATTTCTCGAACTATGGAAGCTCGCGAACAGGACGCCGTTCGACCTCGAGGGCTTCAGCCGCAGGCTCGCGCCTCTTGAAGAAGCGCGCATGTGCCGCCTGCTGATGCTGTTCGACGCGGACAGCCGCGCCATTCTGCAACGGGTCGACCCCGACCGGAACGATATCGTCGAAATGAGCACCCTGCTGTCGCGCGCGGCCATCCGACGATACATTCCGGAACGCCTCGGCACGGGCGACGGGAGCAAAATCCAGCCGACGGACCTGCTAGTCGAGGAGGTGACAACGAATCCCGAGTTCGGCTGGTCAACCCTCATCGAGACCCCCAACGCGGTTCACCGGCTGCAGGCAGGCTTTTCGCCCGCCGACGTCATCTGGAACGTCTTCCCGGATCTCGCGACGGGGCCGGCGTTCCTGATGGGAATGTCCGATTCAGACGACCAGATACGCCTCCATCTTTCCTATGCCGTTCTGACCGGCGCCGACGCCATACGTCTTCTCCTGCTCGACGCCTCCCACATGGACATGCCGCCGGTCCTCGGCATACAGAACTTCTCGACCCTATCGGCCGTCATGCGCACCCCCAGGCTGTCGGCCGCGCCGCCCCGGTCTGAAACGGCCTCTCTCGACGGCAGCCGCCTGTGGCCTCAGCCCGGAACCCCCGACCGGGAGAAATTGATGCACATGATGCAGGTCTGCCACCTGACGAATAAGGTGATGGAGCGGGAACTCCGGCTCGCCTCCGGCACCGCCTGGGTCGTCGCCGCACCGGAAGCCGTTCTGGGAAAATACGTCACGGCCGCCGTCCTCGATGCCGAGCAGGAGCTTTCAAGCCTGAACGGCATGAAGCTGGCTCTTCTGATCGGACTGCTGGCATCCCTGCTGACCTCATTCGCCGCCGGCCACCTGTTGAGCGCTCTCGTGCTGATCCCCATCGCCGATCTTCAGGACGGCATCGACGCGATCCGACGGCGTCGGTCTGACATCGTCATCCCCTGCCGGCGTGACGACGAGTTCGGTCATCTGGCGAAGATCTTCAATCGCGCGCTCGGTGATCTGAAGGACCTCGAACTCGCCCGGGTCGTGCAGACGAGCCTGCTTCCGGCATCGACTCCATTGATCGAGGGGTTCAGTCTGGCCGCCGTCAACCTCCCCGCCACGGACCTGAGCGGCGATTATTACGACCTGATGCGGTGTCCCGACGGCTCATTCCTGATGGTGATCGGCGACGTGACGGGCCACGGGGCATCGGCGGCCCTTGCAATGGCGATGGCCAAGGCAACCGTCGCCTACCGGCTCGCCGACGGGGAGACCGGCCCCGGCCCCCTGATGACCTCGCTCAACGATGTGTTCTTCCAGGAACTCCGCGGACAGCGGAAGTTCATGACCATGCTGACGGCGCGTCTCGTCGCATCGGCCCATCTCCTGACCGTCGAAAGCGCCGGCCACAATTATCCCCTGCATTACCGCGCCGCATCGAAACAGACCGAATTCCTGCCCATGACGGGCTTTCCCCTCGGCGCAAGACAGAAGACGAAGCGCGACACGATCGAGATTTCCCTCGAGCCGGGGGATGCATTCGTAATGTATACCGATGGGTATACCGAATGTCTGCTCCCGAACGGCAATCAACTCGGCGACGACACTCTGCGCGACATCGTCGATTCCCTCGCCGGCTCGGGAAAAGACGCACGCGGCATTCTCGACGGCCTGCTGATGGAACTCAACATCCGCCGCGCACCCGGCCCCCTGGGAGACGACGTCACCCTCGTCGTCCTCCGCCGCGACATATAATATTTTATATTATATTTGCCATCGACGACGCAGGGGCGGGTTTGTAACCCGCCCCTGAAAAAGATTATGGACGTTTCACGCCATCCATGTTACGTGGTCGGCGAGAGGCAGGGGTTCCTTGGGGGCCGGCTTCGCGGCTGGTTTTCCGATCGCGACGAGCGTCTGGACCTTGTATTCTTTGTCCTTCAGCATCTCGTCGATTGCCTCGGAGGCCACAAGCGCGCCGGAAACCCAACATCCGCCCAGGCCGATCTCGGTCGCGGCGAGCAGCATATTCTCGACGAGCGCGCCGACGGACTGGATGTCCGGATGCATGCGCAGCACGTTCATCTCCTCGTGGGTGACGGTCGTTTCCTCGAGCACCTTGTCGATCATGGCCTTGTAGGGCTTCGCCATGACGGCGAGCACGACCGGGGCGTCGACGAACATCGTCGAGAACGTGCGAACCTTGTCGAGGCGGGCTTTCGCTTCGGCCGAAACGTTCGGGAACATTCCGGCGAGTTTCCTCTCGACGGCGTCCTTCATGCGCTCGAGCAGCTTCCTGTCAGTGATGACGGCGATCCTCCAGGGCTGAGAATTGTTTGGCGACGGCGCCATGAGGCCGGCCTGGATGATCTTCTCGATATCACCTCTGGCAACGGGGTCGGCGGTAAACTGGCGAACGGTGCGCCGTTTTGCGGCAAGAGCGAAAAAATCCATGGGTTCCTCCCGGTTTCGATTTCTACCTTTCGGGCGCACACACGCCCAAGAAATGTTACCACGCCGTTCTTGCTGACGCATCCCGGAGATCGTTGCGAGAAAGAATCTTTCGACATCGCCACGCAGGGACGGGTTTGAAATCAGCCCCTACAGACCGTGTGCGAGGATCGGGCGGGTCACGATCCGCCCCTGCGGCCCATTTTGCGGAGGCGCGCGAGAAAACCCTCTGCGCCTCGGCGGCTGGTATGTCTGTTTCACGTTGAGAGCCAATCCGCAGATGACGCTGATGAAGCAGATTTCGCAGATGAAATTCTGAAAACCTTATTCCCTTGGAGTTTCCGATTCCTCACGAAAACAGCTCGTATCAGACGTTCGTTCTTATCTGCTCTTCATCAGGGTTTCATCTGCCCTTCATCTGCGGATTCGGTCCTGAAAACCGAGATTTTTTCAACGGAGTGTCTCAGCGGTGAAACATTCCCAATATCGCGATCGGGAACCGAGGGTCTACGCGGTGAGCATCACACCGGGGTTGTCGGCTGGGGGTTCGGCGAGGCGGCCGTCGGCGGTGTACATGCCGCGACTTGGGGGAGCGGCATCGGCCAGCTCGCGTTCGGCTTCGCGCTCGATGAGGCGGGCCTCCAGGGCAACGGCCCGGTCGGTGGGGGAAAGCAGCGGCCCGGTTTCGACGATCCGGCGGACATAGGCGGCTTCGCGCTGGACCGCACGGGGATCGCCGGAAGTCCTGGTCACCTCGAGGTCGACGGTACCGTTCACCACATACCGCTTTCCGTCGGGGCCGAGGACGGTCTGATAGGTCGCGCTGCTCCCGGTCGCCAGCGCGCGGGCGCCGGCATATCGCCGGATATATGCGTCCTGTCGTTGCAGATTCGCGAGTCGCGCCGCATCGCGAATCTCCGTCGGAGCGGGAAGAGGCTGTCCATCACGAAAGGTTCCGAAACGGACGGATGGTTCGGGAATGGGAAGGGTGATGCCTCCGGGTTCCATGTGCGGGTCCTTTCGAACCGATATCTCTGTAACAGAAATATCGGCCCGAAAAGGCCCCGACCGAAGTCATCGGCGCAGCCCACACGCCACCCGTTTCCGGGGGCTCGCGGGCCGCGACTCAGAACCTGCGGCCCCTGCCGCCGCCGCGCCTGCCGCCATGCCGGTGCATCGACCGCTTCTCGCCGCCGTTCTGCGCCGGACGGCGGTCTTCGGCGACCGGTGCGGAGAGATTCGCGGCATCGATGTCGGCGGGACTCGGCCGGCCCTCGGCCAGCATCCGCCCGCCGATCTCGTCGAGCAGCATCAGCTGGAGCTCCCTTCCGTGCTCGTGCTCCAGCATCTGGTCGAGCAGGCGGCCGAATCGGCGCGACCGTTCGCGCTGGGCGGAGTTCATGTCGCGCTGGCGCGCTTCCAGACGGGCCAGCAGGCGCTCGGTCATGCGCTGCTGGACGTCCTCCTCGGTCGGGGTCGGCTTCGACATGAAGGGGATGCCGAACCGCTTCGCGTAGCGCTTCAGGTCAGGTTCCTCCATCACGGAGACGAGGCTGACCGCCACGCCGCGGTTGCCGGCGCGGCCGGTGCGGCCGGCGCGGTGGATATACTGTTCGAAATCTTTGTGCCAGTCGTAGACGAACACGTATTCGAGATGGCTCACGTCGATGCCGCGCGCGGCGATGTCGGTCGCGACGAGAAACCGGAGCTTATGGTTCTTGAGCTTGGCCATGACGGTTTCGCGGTCGCGCTGGCCGAGGTCGCCGCTCATCTGGTCGACGTCGTAGCCGAACCTGCGCATGAAGGCGGCCAGATACTCCACCTCGCTTTTCGTATTGCAGAAAATAATGCCGCTCTCGGGGTTCTCCATCTCGATGATCCGCATCAACACTCGATCTTTCTGCATCGGATCGACGACGTAATACAGATGATCCATTTCGGGAACGTGCTGCGAGTCACCGGAGAGACCGATGAACAGGGGTTCGGTAAGAAACTCGTTCGAGAGGCGTTTCACGCTCGCCGGCATGGTCGCCGAGAACATCGCGGAGACGCGTTTCCGCGGGAGATACTGGCGGATGCGGGTCATGTCGGGGTAAAAACCCATCGACAGCAGTTCGTCGGCCTCGTCGATCACGAGGTAACGCAGGTCTTTGAGGACCAGCGAGCCGCGGCCCAGATGGTCGAGCAGGCGGCCGGGGGTTCCCACGACGATGTGGGCGCCCTGGCGGAACGCTTCGAGCTGGGGACCGTATCCGACGCCGCCGTAGACGGCGACGCTCCGGAGGCCGAGATGGACGTTGATGCGGTCGAGCTCGGTCTTGACTTGGAGAGCCAGTTCGCGGGTCGGGGCCATGATCAGGGCTTGGCAGCCGCCGACGGCCGGGTCGAGCTTTTCGCAGATCGGCAGGAGAAACGCACCGGTCTTGCCGCTGCCGGTATGCGACTGGACGATGACGTCGTCGTCGCGCAGCATATAGGGAATGATCTTCGCCTGGACCGGCATCGGCTCGCGCCAGCCGATCTCGGAAATGGCCCGGCGCAGGGGCTCGCGCAGAGATTCGAACTGGAAGCGGGGGAGTTCCTCGGCCAGGGGGGCCGCCGACTCCTGCTGGGGAGCGGAGGACGGGATCGGTTCGAGAGCGGCTTCTTCCTGGAGAGAGTGATTCGGGTCAGTCATGGTTCTGACGATTACATCCTTTCGGTCTGTGAAATTCTTTTCGCCCTTCAGAGTACCCCCGGGAGGGTTTTTCGCGCAAGGGCCGAAGATTCATTTGCGTAATCGGGATAGTATTGGTTACAATACACAATGGACATGAAGGGACATTCCCGAATAACGGATCTCGAGGAAAACGAGCGCGTCGCCGTCCTGACGGCCGAAGGCGTGTCGCTTGCCGATTCGCCGTCCGATGTCGAGGAAGACGTCGCGCGTCGCAGTCAGGCCGATGACGACAGCGCGACAGACGCATTGCCCCGGCAGAGCGTCGGCGTCGAGTTCTTTTTCCTCGTTTCCGTCTGTCTCATGTATCTCGCCGCCTGGGGAGTGACCGAGTT includes the following:
- a CDS encoding SpoIIE family protein phosphatase, with amino-acid sequence MNGRPESPGAGSLRSGLLLVVLTFVGVPWLAGLWLIGMWRESSVLSAAETDLLNRRDVLMRLTVLGNPEKRYNELISQLARTPLTPKALARRAAALVKKEQGALDLTVFDADRRLVPLPGRTPPPRRASERFMGALVSGGEDAQPKLLAAFGGDPESARLMAESPGALVKLENAFVRSWGGWWTVRTRSGRVLGHLVAFVHRGTIEPDRLMDRAVSEAQKLVGRDMTVGWVHPYEPSRLRPGYVSWPDGLGKRIASAPPDVAELPWNGHSVLLADGARGERLFALSNALPPAGFRATEAIVLYSVLCAMLALAVLMFGPAVSRRTGLRGTLTILFVTGGGLLLGGLMMTVLFDRADRERVFIEECKKRHLRLLARIDQDFLSELFPALREYDVALKKAGGFPKADPVDVLIRHVKPQVGKVKSILNGIVIVDGVPNVRFFDSGISSPRQLEQNRTFMMEIGLALMLEYLGKARPLSGDRQDGKIITDAIANTLYFGIRSGKHIQFQNLLNRSTIMYAGVAKKASGRPRAVLLAMHDSSRAQQKYLGRVAAQWPWKEDGPRFAAVPLSPDPSWRSFPKRSTGEDLELRRWRDRVAGGRLPVHGTTRIHGRDYLLTAFPGIRVEGYVLMIAEPMNRIREWTGILNRRMAGLSLAILALVVGVTVAVATRILRPLKQLENGLESIRQRVFSSNVKYGGVYELDRLGERVNLVAENLRDLQIARSVQEQLWPEEDLNGRDWRVSGRCVPTADLGGDYHDWAALPDGKIMIAVGDVVGHGIPAALVTAAAKVELGMQLRRQCGPAETLLKMNETFGEQAGRLRPMSLWLGIFDPSTGELAAAAAGHPYGILAHPGGVTELIGTTGYPLGSRRTASFTETRVAIPPGGCLVLYSDGLPEALDRTGAPFGYDRLRAAIARLRNLPPGEMAEALLGLVAEWSGRTVPADDQTLLILSRSSGATEGGETA
- a CDS encoding class I SAM-dependent methyltransferase; this translates as MRLLSRIAMRLVETGFMPDFLIRLGLRALNWARLYSEHRGDLESRGDAFRTLLARLRLSPITVAEEQGARSHYEVPQEFFSRVLGPRLRYTCCYYPFGSESLEDAEESMLRLTAERARLENGLKILDLSCGWGDLTLWMAERFPEARITAVTRSVVQCQHVTRLARQRDLKNVEVVVSDLAHFFAAKKYDRIIAIETLERCRNYQELMRRIAGWLEDGGLFFAHMFMHRELAYVYESISDDDWMGKRFFTGGLMPSDDLLLHFQDEMSIVDHWRLSGLHYAMTAEHWLQRLDASRADLLPILEEIYGKTRGTLWFHRWRAFFLSIAEMFGCWGGEEWGVSHYLFRKRRL
- a CDS encoding SpoIIE family protein phosphatase, which produces MRGSGTSAVTGAATALPAVRLGWARLLLVLVPLAALGVLGDAAMRSHAGQKRAAFAGEVSDRIERIAVRSDPDLALAQVLPELARPVKRASNAPETRRLAERVRTALPGYGFELFTFDRRGALTGTDPASPPNLWLMRRLLAGLASEGPTDTSATADLDRRLKAVFGNSRSLQSFRQNRGLRMRMQRMKKPISVFWDIGPAGGFLLVITSEPDVGSRLAALWTDESAPGTALGWKTCDSDTWRFLGPVRPELPTRFWNRLEKQGRQEIDTNRRHWEFRLTSGGNVLFLAVPSPSAARPPLVFWWGLIATACFASARMLVCGPDLLGPITRLSVLLFVVAAAVPTACAALAGFRALSDRREVLRSEVQRAQVDALRLFDERFDDHLDRFRRRLVALTSQPTFYDLGSTRTAASFTATPLNGHLDLLAPDSRAIARFPDTDTAFTPLLPIIQRMALEVLAPNLIAAPSVRIDAGTNRMIREGQFGFTALAIRPRRLNPMNTGTSRPMFYWDYPRTTGRKASFAVFVFDRENLMRDYTASRILESGALWGTKIRIGAHHIDRPEAFPGNAAAWRKLTPAIQRSRVLNKPVFGTVRFGRRDWWYAAIVGTNIDRYGFIALYPDDRIEEALGELRAKAYAGMAVMILLAAGLGALLSRRLTRPVSALAEGVSNLQRKEFNRPVRIDGQDELARLSAAFNEMMAELKDLDVAKAVQGSLLPAAYPAPEGYAIHGRCLFAGNLGGDCLDCRPLADGRILLLIGDVSGHGAASALLMAFIKATVTLWSRSGRTDLPLLANRIDALLRSFPGPRRFLAFFGCLLDPVTHTVEWLSGGHPYPLLVRPEAKARFVGAPGYPLGIRRRRQASPAGTLRLEPGDTLFFYTDGFVEALDRSGAPVGYERMTAMARAACDTASADAERARSIVDSLLERRAAITDEWSDDVTMLVLSRLPRREALP